GGCGCTACAGTTTTGCGTGAACCTCGCATGGGCTACGGCTGGGCCTGCCTGTGCGGGATCGAGTACGCCAATCGGCAGAATCCCGACATCATCGTATTTCTCGACGGCGATTACAGCGACCATCCGAATGAGATGTCGGAACTAGTGACTCCCATAGTTGAGGACAGGGCTGATCTTGTCATCGGGTCTCGAATGACAGGCGAACGAGAACGCGGAGCGATGCTGCCGCAGGCAATCGTCGGCAACCGCGTGGCGTGTATTCTGATGCGACTGCTCTGGGGAGCGCGGTTTACAGACCTGGGGCCGTTTCGCGCCATCCGTCGTGACGCCCTGCAACAGCTGGGTATGACAGACACGACGTACGGCTGGACCATCGAGATGCAAATCAAGGCCGTTCGTGCGGGACTTCGATGCATGGAGGTCCCCGTCTCCTACCGCCGCCGCATCGGTGTGTCGAAGGTTACGGGCACCGTCTCGGGCACGGTCAAGGCTTCGCTAAAGATCCTTCTCACGATTGCGAAACACGCGTTTTTGCCGCGATCGTGACGTTCGAAAAGGAGGTTCACCCGCGTGCCGACGCGAGAAAACCGCACGAACCTTTTTGCACACCGAGCCGTACTTTCTTCACGTTCAGTTTTTCCGATTGCTTACCTGGTTCTGATATGAAACCACAGGTCTGGTTTAACGGCCGGCTGGTACCGCACGAGTCCGCCACGATCCACGTTCTGTCACACGTCGTCCACTATGGAACATCGGTCTTCGAGGGCATCCGGTGTTACAAAACGAGAACGGGTTCTGCTGTCTTCCGCCTTCAGGAACATATGCAGCGGCTGATCGACTCGGCAAAAATCTATCGGATGGAGATCCCCTATTCGCTGGACGAGCTGGAGGGAGCCGTGGTCGATACGATCCAGCAGTCGGGTCTGGAGTCATGCTACATTCGACCCGTCGTGTTTCGCGGAGTCGGCCCGATGGGAGTTAATCCTCTCAAGAACCCGGTCGAGACCGTGATTGCAGTCTGGGAGTGGGGCGCATATCTGGGTCCGGAGGCACTGGAGAATGGTGTCGACGTCCATGTTTCCTCATGGAGCAGAATGGCTCCGAACACCTTCCCGTCACTCGCCAAGGCCGGCGGTAATTATATCAATGCCGGACTGGCAAAGATGGATGCCATCTTGAACGGGTATGACGAGGGTATCATGCTGTCGGTCGATGGGTTTGTATCGGAAGGCAGCGGGGAGAACATCTTCGTTGTCAGGGACGGAGCGATTATCACGCCGCCGGACAGCCTTTCCCTTCTGCCCGGTATCACACGCAATTCGATCATCCAGCTCGCCCGCGACCATGGGTTCGAGGTTGAAGAGAAGCTGATACCGCGCGAAGCCCTTTACCTGGCGGATGAAGTCTTTTTCACGGGAACGGCTGCTGAGATCACGCCGATCCGGTCGATCGACAAGCATACCATCGGGGCCGGTCGTCGCGGACCTGTCACCGAGGCGCTTCAGACGGCCTACTTCCGCATCCTCAAAGATGGAGAGGATCCCTACGGCTGGTTGCGACCCGTGGAGGTCGCCGCGGTACAGGCCTGACGGGAAATCGGTGCGCCCGGTCTGGTCATCGCTGCTATCGTCTCAATACGATCAGTGCAGAGCGGTTGTCAGCGGAGGCGGATAGTCGGATCACGTAGACCCCGCGGGCCAGGTGCTGTCCGGACGCATCACGACCATCCCAGTTCGTCATGTGGGAGCCGGAAGTGTGGGTACGGTCCACCAGCGTGACGAGGCGTCGTCCAATCAGATCATAGACTTCGATTCGTACGGCGCCCGAACGAGGTAACTCGTAATGAATCCGTGTATGCTCGTTCATGGGATTCGGGTATGGATTCGTCAGGCGCAGGGCATCGGGGGTACCAGGAACTGATTCATCCGACACCGGCTTCGTCCCGGATGATGCGGTAATAACAAACGACTCCTCCTGGGCGAATATGGAGGTATTGTGGGAGTTATCAACGGCCTGGACGCTCCAGAAGTAGGTCCCGTTCGGCAGGTCCCGAATCGACCATGCGGCACTTGAACCTGCGTTTCCGCGTGAGGCTCGAGCTGGGCGACCGGTGCGCCCGAGAGGAACGGAAATCACATCCCCCAGGCCCGGCGCCGTCCCTGCGCGCACATTGTAGGTGAGGGCGTCCGACGTCGTCCTGTCGTCCAATGCCGCCGACCAACGGAGTGCGACCCGTCCGCCGGATACACTGGACGAAAGCCCGGACGGTGGGTCGGGAGACGCGTTGACCACCAGCTCGCCGTTCATGAAGACGTTCGTGATCGCGACGCCGTCTCTATCGGGACCGATCATCACCAGGTCAAGATCACCGTCGCCATCGAAGTCACCGGCATCCAGGCGACCAGGAAACGTGCCGGAAATATTTGAGACGTGACGAAATCCGCTGCCCTCATTTCGGTAGATGCGTGCGGCCGCCCTGCCAAAGACCAGATCGCTCCCACCATTCGTCAGAATGTCCAGCGCCCCGTCATTGTCGACGT
This genomic stretch from Rhodothermales bacterium harbors:
- a CDS encoding branched-chain amino acid transaminase, with the protein product MKPQVWFNGRLVPHESATIHVLSHVVHYGTSVFEGIRCYKTRTGSAVFRLQEHMQRLIDSAKIYRMEIPYSLDELEGAVVDTIQQSGLESCYIRPVVFRGVGPMGVNPLKNPVETVIAVWEWGAYLGPEALENGVDVHVSSWSRMAPNTFPSLAKAGGNYINAGLAKMDAILNGYDEGIMLSVDGFVSEGSGENIFVVRDGAIITPPDSLSLLPGITRNSIIQLARDHGFEVEEKLIPREALYLADEVFFTGTAAEITPIRSIDKHTIGAGRRGPVTEALQTAYFRILKDGEDPYGWLRPVEVAAVQA
- a CDS encoding glycosyltransferase family 2 protein, yielding MRTIVIIPAFNEARSIGLVVGDIPDGLVDEVVVVNNGSTDETERNAASAGATVLREPRMGYGWACLCGIEYANRQNPDIIVFLDGDYSDHPNEMSELVTPIVEDRADLVIGSRMTGERERGAMLPQAIVGNRVACILMRLLWGARFTDLGPFRAIRRDALQQLGMTDTTYGWTIEMQIKAVRAGLRCMEVPVSYRRRIGVSKVTGTVSGTVKASLKILLTIAKHAFLPRS